The Hymenobacter sp. DG01 sequence CCGGGGCCGCCGCTCGGCTACCAAGCTGCGCGCCGGTGACCCGCTCGACTTCTGGCGCGTACTCGTGGCCGACAAAGCCAGCCGCCGCCTGCTGCTCTACGCCGAAATGAAGCTCCCCGGCGAAGCCTGGCTGCAATTCCGCATTCTAGACAACCCCGACGGCTCGCACACCCTGGAGCAGCTAGCGGCGTTCCGACCCCACGGCCTGGCCGGGCGCCTGTACTGGTACTCGCTGGTGCCGTTTCACTTTGTCATCTTTAAGGGCATGATCGAGAACATTGTGCACTACGGGGCCACGGAGCTCTTGCCGGCCCGGCAGGCACCAGCCCCCGCGCCAGGCTAACGGAGGCACCGTGGCAAGGTAGTTGAGAAGCGGGCTCGTCTGTTTCAACCTCTTCTTATCCGGCCCATGTATGCATAAAACATTACTTTTCTTGCTGTTATTCACGTTTACTGCGCCCGTATGGGCACAAACCTCTCCATCTTCAGCGGCTCGCAATACAGTGGTGGCGGGTGGCGGATGGGCCCAGCAGACCAACTATGGCTGGCCGGGCACCGCCATCTTTCTGGGCTTGGAGCACCGGCTCTCAACACGCTCCTTGTTTAGCGTGCAGCCTCGCCTGAGCGGCTTCCGGGCCGATACGCGCAGCCGGGAGCCGGACAAGCAGCCCGGCGAGCAATACGCCACGGCCGTAGCGGAGGCGCTGCTGGCTGTGCGCACCAGTCGGCGGCCCGAGCGGCTTGCCCTGCGGCTGGAAGCCGGGCCGGCGTTGTTTATGGGCCGCGAAACCACGCTTTACCGTTACCCAGGCACGTATCTTAACTCCAACGGTACTACCACTACTCTGCTAACCAGCGAGTATCGGCGCGAGACCATTCGCAAACCCGGCTTCTCCCTGGGGCTGAGCGCCGACGCTACCCTGCGCAACCGCCTCTACCTGGGCGTGGGCATAGAAAGCCGCACCTACTCCTATTTTCCCGGAGATATCCTGACCGCATCAGTACGGATAGGGTACGCGCTTCCTTAACCTGCCCCCTGGCATGACCGTGGCTCACTTGAACCTGGCCGCCATAACTACCCGCGTGAAGGAGCTACCATGTCGGCTTGTGCCGCCGCACCGCCAGATGCCCCTTCGCTGGCACTGCCTGTTAAAGTCCTTTGCATTCGTATTTATTGCCTTACTTATCAGATACATATACTTTATAGATACTTCCCCATAAGTCTGGCACAGTGAGATTCTCGTTGGCGAATCCACTGCGGGACCGCCTACCTTCAACTCGTTATCCACCGCACTATTCCTTTCGTGACGGGCCTTCAGGCCCCCTCGTTACCCGCCGGTTATTATTGCTGCATCCAAGCCGCCGCCTTTGCCTCGTTCCGGGGGTGGGGCGGCGGTTTTTAGTTAGGCTCGCGTTACCTGCCGATTTCTGATTTTTCCTGTTTTACTCTGCCAACTATGTTTCCGTCCACCGTTGTTGCCGTTCCGCACGGTTCTGGTTATTACGCCCTGTTTTACGTGCTGGGCTTCGGGGTGAACCTGGCGCTGTTGGTATGGGAAGGCCGGCAGCGCGGCTACCCCCTCCGCTCCTGGCTGCTGCTGCTGGCCTGTATAACGGTGCCGTTTATTCTGGGTACCAAGCTGCTGGCGTTATCGGGGGCCGAGTGGGAAACTTTGAGCAGTAGCGGCGTACTGCCGGCCTCGGAAGCCCGCTCTATTCTGGGCGGGGCGCTGGCCTCGGGGTTGGCCCTGCCCCTGCTGCGGCGGGCCTTCGGCTACGGCCGGCACGTGTACGATGCCTTTGCCCTACCCTTGTGCGCGGCTCTGGTGGTGCAGTGCGTGGGCTGCGTGCTGACGGGTTGCTGCTTTGGGGTGCCCACGGCGGGCAGTTGGGGCCTTACCTACGCGCCCGGCACCCTGCCCTACCTCGTGCAAGTGTACCAAGGGCTGATTCCGGCCGGGGCCGCGGCCTCGCTTCCTACCCACCCTACGCAGCTGTATGCGTTGGCGCTTTGCGCGGGGGTAGGCGGCGTGCTGCTGCTCACGCGCCACAGCGCATGGCCCGATGGCAGCCGCCGCTGGCTGCAGGTGGGGCTGCTGCTGGCGGGGCGCTTTGTGCTGGAATTCTGGCGCGACCCAGCCGGGGAACCCGTGGGCGCCGCAGCCCACACCCACGCCGGCCTGACGATGCTGCAGCTGCAATGGTGGCTACTGATTACGGCGCCGGCAGCCCTGGGCATCTGGTGGTGGCAGGTGCGGCGGGCGGGCCGGATGGCGGCAGAGCCGGAACAAGCGCCGATCAACTTTTCGGGCCGAAACCTGCTGGCCGTTGGGGGGCTGTTGCTGCTCACGGCCGGGGTAGGACCCTGGGCGCTGAGCTTGCCGGAAGTGCTGGTGATAAAGTCCTTGCTGCTGGCCGTGCTGGTGCTGGAAGCCGGCGCTTACCTGCGCGGACTGGCCTCCGCGCCCCGACTGGTGCGGGCAGCCCTACCCCTGGGCCTGGCCAGTACGGTGTTCGTGCTGACCAGCCAGGTTTCACCTGACTCGACCTTATCGGTAGCCACTCCCGAGAAGTATTACACGCTGAGCGGCAGCTTCAGCTCGGGCCAGTTTCTGCGGGAGCAGAACACCGAGGGCGGCTGCGGGGGTAGCACGCCCCTGGAGCTGTACCGCCACCGCTACGCTACCGGCACCCTCGACTTCTCCCGTACCAAAATGCCCGGCACGGACCCGGATGGCGACGTTCATAAGGCCGAACGAACCCTGGGCCTACGTATGCACATAGGCGGCGACCAGGAAACACCCCTGGGCCTGGGGCCTTACCGCCGCCGTACCACGCTATTCGCCCTTAACCCCTACGTGCAGCTCGACCGCCCCTGGCTAGGCGTGGGCCTGGGCCTGATGGTTGGCAACCTCGGCTACCACCGGTACCTGTCCGGCGATGATGTCAGTGTCTTGGATATGCAGTCCTCGGTGCGGGTGGGGCGGCGCGAGCAGCTATATGTTCTGGTAGATTACAACTACCTCGGCTACGGCCCGGGTAACCCGCAGCAGCGCATCGGCATCGGTACGGGGCTAGGCGGCTCCAAATGGCAGCTACTAGCTGGCGCGGCCAGCAGCAAAGGCTACGATGTGCAGGATGGGGCCAATCGGTGGTCGGGGTTTGCGGAGGCGGGCTTCCGCCCTACCCCCGCCTGGCAGATCAACTCCTTTGCCCTTTTTGGCAACCCCAACCAGCGGCAGGTGGGCTTGCGGCTCAGTCGGCGGCTGAGTGCCCGCTAGCTTTCAGTGGGCTTACTTTTCCTCTACCAACCGCGGCCCTAGTGCCTGCCGAAGCTGAGGTAAATCGTAGCGACGCAGCACGCCCGGCAGCACCCAGGAGTAGGTGTCTTTGCGGGTGGGCTCCCGCAGCATATCCTGGAAGGAAGTGGGAGCCTGCCGCAGCTCCAGCCTGCTGATGCGCTCCGTGAGCACAGCGGCGTGAAGAGCTGCTACCCCTACTAGGCCCGTGGCGTGCACTTCCTGGGGCTTGCCTTGCAGTCCAGTCTTGCTTCCAGCCCAATCCAGCACCGTCAGGATATCAGTAACGCGCTGCCTAAGCAACGGCCGGCCGAGGTGGAGGCTGAGCAGAGCCGGACGATACTCGTGGTTGTAGTATTTGGGGTCGTTGAAGGCGGCGGGGTCGGTGGTTTCACCCAGGCCGCGCAGGTCGGACAGCACCACGGCAGTTTGCTGCTGTAGGTAGCCTTGAATGTAGGCATAGCTATCGGCAAGCGTGTTTTTGCCGCCATCGGATAGCATTATAACCACTCTCTGCGGAGCAGTACCGCCGGCCGGTAGCGCCAGCAGCAGGGGTAGCGGAGGCTCCCCGGCGCGGCGCAGTAGCAATTTCTGCCAGGCAATTCCTTTTACAGTCGTTTCTTCCTTTACCTCTGCCACAGTAGGTGAGGTAGGCGCTAGCTGCAGTTGCTGCTGCACCTGAGCCCGGAGCTGTTCCGCGGTAAGAGAAGCGCGTGCCTGGCCTAGCTTTTTTGCTTCTTCGGCGTAGATCTGGGTTAAGGTTACTTCCTGCCGAAAAGCTGTGTTTACCTGCCCAGTGGCCGTGCACCACAGCTCTTTTTCCGGCAGCGTGGCAAGGTTTGGCTCCCGTACGGGGGTAGCATCTTGCAGCAAGAACTTTCGAAACCAGGTAACGGCGGCTTCACGCTTGGGCTGAGAGATACCGTGCCCATCGTCGTAGGTGAACATCCCTATCTGCTCGGGCTGGCCGAGCAGGCGGTAGGCCTGCTGCAGTTCCTGGTGGGTTGCCTCCATGCTGGTATAGTCCACGAAATCGTAGCGGGCCGCGAGTAGCAGCAGGGGTTTGGGGGCGAAGATGAGTGGATACTCTGTTAAATCGAGGCCGGCCGCGCCGGCGCCAGGCAGCATTACGCAGCCGTCGGCGGGGCCGGTCAGCTCCAGGTTCCGTTCGCCGGCGGCCACATAGCTGCACAGGGCCGCTACCTTCACCCGGTCGTCAAACCCCAAGAAATATGCCGTTTGGGTGGCGCCGCCGGAGTTGCCGAGGCAGCCGATTCGCTCGGCATCCACTTCGCGGCGGGTAAGGAGGTAGTCGAGGCCGCGCACGTTGTCCCAGAGCTGGGCAGCCGGCACCGTGCGGCCCAACAGCGCAGCCTGGGCGTTGAGCAAGGTGTGCTCCGTGGTGCCGCCCCGCGTTAAAGGCTTGCCCGCGGCATCAGTCAACTGCATTCTTTCACCCTGAGAAATAGGGTCGATAACGAGCACCAAAAATCCATTCCGGGCAAATAGAATAGCCGTTTTCTGGTACGATTCCGTGGCTTTCGATTCCTGCTCGTGCCCGCAGAACAGCAGCACCGCTGGCCGTTTGCCTTTTCCATCCGGCACGTACAGGTTGGCCGTTACGTGGTGATTGGGTGTGCTTTCGTAGATAACTTTTTCGATTCGAAACCCGGTCCGCGCCAGCGTGCCCGTCACCCTTGCCTTGAGCGGCGTGCGCGGCGGCAAAGGCCCCAGCACCCGCCGAAACCGCGCCCGCGCACTGTCCTGATACGTCCGCATCTGCTCCGCCGACTGCGTAGCTTGGCTCCAGGCCGCACGGCGCTGGTCGTACTGCCCGTGCATCTGCTGCAGCAGGTAGGTACTGAGCGTGGCCGGGGCTTTCCAGTCGATGACGTTGTAGGCCTTTTGCGCGGCGGCGGGGGTAGGCAGCAGCAGGCTGAGGGCCGCCAGCAGAACAGGTACAGGTTTCATGTCAGGAAAGAAATAAAGCCCTTTCCACAAGGTGCAGAAAGGGCTTTCTATGGATGCCTTTTGGGCAGAGAGTTTCCTACCTCAGTCCGACGCCAAAAGCCTCCGGACCAAGCTGGCAGCTTAGATTTTCTCCGGCAACAGCAGCGCGTCCTGGAAGTTGCCCAGAATGGCTTTGTCGCCTTCCGTAACGGCTTCTACTAGTAGGGCCCCGCCTACAAATGCGCCCTTCCACGACTCGCCCATACCGCCGAATACCTCTTCCCGGTCGCCGCGGGAGCGGAGCTTGTTGAGGCCGACTTTGAAGGCGCGCACTTCCTTGGCCGTGCGGGCGGCCCACTTCTCGTCGTCGGAAGCCACGGCGGCTACCAGGGCCCCGTTCGAAATGTTCATCTCCCCTACTAGTTCTTCTACCCTATCCACCAGCACAATGCTGTCGATAGGGCCGAAGGGCTCCTTGAAGTACAGCTCGCTCTGGCGGGGCAGGTTCACCAGGGCCCGTGGCGCACGGTAGGCGCTCCTGTCCTGGCCGGGCAGGAACAGGGAGTCATCAAGCTTGCCTTCGTAGATGGGGGTAGCGCCGGTTTTCAGGGCATCGGCGTAAAGACGGTCGAGGTCCTCGGCCTGGCGTGCGTTGATGACGGGGCCAAAGGCCAAATCGGGCAGCTTGTCGTCGGGGTTATCCACCAGGGTAGGATTACCCACTTTCAGGTCCTTGATGGTGTTCCAGTAGGTTTCTAGGAACTGGGGGAACAGGCGGCGCTCCACTACGAAGCGCACGTAGGCCGTGCAGCGCTGCTTGCCGTAGTCGTAGCCCTTCTTGAGCTGGTCGGCCAGGGAGGTCCAGTCGGAGTAGTTCCAGATGCCGTAGGTGTTCACGCCTTCCATTTCCAGCATGTAGCGCTTGTGCTCCTGGCTGAGGGCGTCGGCGATG is a genomic window containing:
- a CDS encoding prolipoprotein diacylglyceryl transferase family protein, encoding MFPSTVVAVPHGSGYYALFYVLGFGVNLALLVWEGRQRGYPLRSWLLLLACITVPFILGTKLLALSGAEWETLSSSGVLPASEARSILGGALASGLALPLLRRAFGYGRHVYDAFALPLCAALVVQCVGCVLTGCCFGVPTAGSWGLTYAPGTLPYLVQVYQGLIPAGAAASLPTHPTQLYALALCAGVGGVLLLTRHSAWPDGSRRWLQVGLLLAGRFVLEFWRDPAGEPVGAAAHTHAGLTMLQLQWWLLITAPAALGIWWWQVRRAGRMAAEPEQAPINFSGRNLLAVGGLLLLTAGVGPWALSLPEVLVIKSLLLAVLVLEAGAYLRGLASAPRLVRAALPLGLASTVFVLTSQVSPDSTLSVATPEKYYTLSGSFSSGQFLREQNTEGGCGGSTPLELYRHRYATGTLDFSRTKMPGTDPDGDVHKAERTLGLRMHIGGDQETPLGLGPYRRRTTLFALNPYVQLDRPWLGVGLGLMVGNLGYHRYLSGDDVSVLDMQSSVRVGRREQLYVLVDYNYLGYGPGNPQQRIGIGTGLGGSKWQLLAGAASSKGYDVQDGANRWSGFAEAGFRPTPAWQINSFALFGNPNQRQVGLRLSRRLSAR
- a CDS encoding S9 family peptidase, with translation MKPVPVLLAALSLLLPTPAAAQKAYNVIDWKAPATLSTYLLQQMHGQYDQRRAAWSQATQSAEQMRTYQDSARARFRRVLGPLPPRTPLKARVTGTLARTGFRIEKVIYESTPNHHVTANLYVPDGKGKRPAVLLFCGHEQESKATESYQKTAILFARNGFLVLVIDPISQGERMQLTDAAGKPLTRGGTTEHTLLNAQAALLGRTVPAAQLWDNVRGLDYLLTRREVDAERIGCLGNSGGATQTAYFLGFDDRVKVAALCSYVAAGERNLELTGPADGCVMLPGAGAAGLDLTEYPLIFAPKPLLLLAARYDFVDYTSMEATHQELQQAYRLLGQPEQIGMFTYDDGHGISQPKREAAVTWFRKFLLQDATPVREPNLATLPEKELWCTATGQVNTAFRQEVTLTQIYAEEAKKLGQARASLTAEQLRAQVQQQLQLAPTSPTVAEVKEETTVKGIAWQKLLLRRAGEPPLPLLLALPAGGTAPQRVVIMLSDGGKNTLADSYAYIQGYLQQQTAVVLSDLRGLGETTDPAAFNDPKYYNHEYRPALLSLHLGRPLLRQRVTDILTVLDWAGSKTGLQGKPQEVHATGLVGVAALHAAVLTERISRLELRQAPTSFQDMLREPTRKDTYSWVLPGVLRRYDLPQLRQALGPRLVEEK
- a CDS encoding aldehyde dehydrogenase family protein, producing the protein MPKIVSPQVEFGYLLNQTKSVTPEIFALDGVGFLNLLEGRWQEPGKPRPFVSPVDGSEIGSLPMLDHATALRAVVAAKQEAAAWGATDLDERKRRVQDCLDQLRPQVDLIGKLLIWEIGKTFKLGFTDIDRAIDGVQWYVDNIEGMLGQRKPLGLVSNIASWNYPMSVLLHAVLVQALCGNAVIAKTPTDGGFISLSLAFAIARRCGLPVTLVSGSGGELSDVLVKHEAVDCLSFVGGRYNGRNIADALSQEHKRYMLEMEGVNTYGIWNYSDWTSLADQLKKGYDYGKQRCTAYVRFVVERRLFPQFLETYWNTIKDLKVGNPTLVDNPDDKLPDLAFGPVINARQAEDLDRLYADALKTGATPIYEGKLDDSLFLPGQDRSAYRAPRALVNLPRQSELYFKEPFGPIDSIVLVDRVEELVGEMNISNGALVAAVASDDEKWAARTAKEVRAFKVGLNKLRSRGDREEVFGGMGESWKGAFVGGALLVEAVTEGDKAILGNFQDALLLPEKI